In Natronococcus occultus SP4, the following proteins share a genomic window:
- a CDS encoding ABC transporter ATP-binding protein: MSGIDWEKDDPFEEQRESVESPMRRLIFDFGRPYWFSVTVGLISSIFARALDLLPALLLAVAIDSIFGDQPFHEQVPLVVLPEGWLPTTQEEQFWFVVVAIAGSFAFGAIFHWLRNWGFNAFSQSVQHDVRTATYDKMQRLDMEFFANKQTGEMMSVLSNDVNQLERFLNEGMNSATRLIVMVVGITGLLFWLNPQLALVSLAPVPLIAIFTYIFVKKIQPKYAAVRSSVGKVNSRLENNLGGINVIKSSNTESYESDRVEDVSRKYYDKNWDAIWLRIKFFPGLQLISGIGFVLTFLVGGYWVFTGTAPGPFTGTLETGVFVAFIMYTQQLVWPMAQFGQVINMYQRAEASSERIFGLMDEEGRIERDEDADELEVREGRVEYDDVGFGYDDSERIIDDVSFDVDGGETVALVGPTGAGKSTVLKLLLRLYDVDDGAIRIDDQDVRGVSLASLRRSMGYVGQDSFLFYGSVEENITYGTFEADREEIVAAAKAAEAHEFIQNLPDGYDTMVGERGVKLSGGQRQRVAIARAILKDPEILILDEATSDVDTETEMLIQRSLDELTEDRTTFAIAHRLSTIKDADQIIVLEDGEIDERGTHEELLANDGLYAHLWGVQAGEIDELPQEFIERAQRRQARTEVDADDD, translated from the coding sequence ATGAGCGGCATCGACTGGGAGAAAGACGATCCCTTCGAGGAACAACGGGAGTCCGTCGAGAGCCCGATGCGTCGGTTGATCTTCGATTTCGGTCGCCCATACTGGTTCTCCGTTACCGTCGGTCTCATCTCGAGTATCTTTGCCCGCGCGCTCGATCTGTTGCCCGCGCTGTTGCTCGCAGTCGCGATCGACTCGATCTTCGGCGACCAGCCGTTTCACGAGCAGGTCCCGCTCGTCGTGTTGCCGGAGGGGTGGCTACCGACGACCCAGGAAGAGCAGTTCTGGTTCGTCGTCGTTGCGATCGCCGGCTCGTTCGCGTTCGGGGCGATCTTCCACTGGCTGCGCAACTGGGGGTTCAACGCCTTCTCTCAGAGCGTCCAACACGACGTCCGCACCGCGACCTACGACAAGATGCAGCGCCTGGACATGGAGTTTTTCGCCAACAAGCAGACCGGCGAGATGATGTCGGTGCTAAGCAACGACGTCAACCAGCTCGAGCGGTTCCTGAACGAGGGAATGAACTCTGCGACGCGGCTGATCGTGATGGTCGTCGGGATCACCGGACTCCTGTTCTGGCTCAACCCGCAGCTTGCGCTGGTGTCGCTGGCCCCGGTGCCGCTGATCGCGATATTCACCTACATCTTCGTCAAGAAGATCCAGCCGAAGTACGCCGCCGTTCGCTCGTCGGTCGGGAAGGTCAACTCCCGGCTCGAGAACAACCTCGGCGGGATCAACGTCATCAAGTCCTCGAACACCGAGTCGTACGAATCCGACCGCGTCGAGGACGTTTCCCGGAAGTACTACGACAAGAACTGGGACGCCATCTGGCTCCGGATCAAGTTCTTCCCCGGACTTCAGCTGATCTCCGGGATCGGCTTCGTGCTGACGTTTCTCGTCGGCGGCTACTGGGTGTTCACGGGAACCGCACCCGGTCCATTTACTGGCACCCTCGAGACCGGCGTCTTCGTCGCGTTCATCATGTACACCCAGCAGCTGGTCTGGCCGATGGCCCAGTTCGGCCAGGTGATCAACATGTACCAGCGCGCGGAGGCCTCGAGCGAGCGTATCTTCGGACTGATGGACGAAGAGGGGCGCATCGAGCGCGACGAGGACGCCGACGAGCTCGAGGTCCGGGAGGGACGCGTCGAGTACGACGACGTCGGCTTCGGCTACGACGACAGCGAGCGCATCATCGACGATGTCAGTTTCGACGTCGACGGCGGCGAGACCGTCGCGCTGGTCGGGCCGACGGGGGCCGGAAAGTCGACCGTCCTCAAACTGCTGCTCCGGCTGTACGACGTCGACGACGGCGCGATCCGGATCGACGACCAGGACGTCAGGGGCGTCTCCCTGGCGAGTCTGCGGCGATCGATGGGCTACGTCGGCCAGGACTCGTTCCTGTTCTACGGGAGCGTCGAGGAGAACATAACCTACGGCACCTTCGAGGCCGACCGCGAGGAGATCGTCGCGGCCGCGAAAGCGGCCGAGGCCCACGAGTTCATCCAGAACCTCCCTGACGGCTACGACACGATGGTCGGCGAACGAGGCGTCAAGCTCTCGGGCGGCCAGCGCCAGCGAGTCGCGATCGCCAGAGCGATTCTGAAGGATCCGGAGATCCTGATCCTCGACGAGGCGACCAGCGACGTCGACACCGAAACCGAGATGCTCATCCAGCGCTCGCTCGACGAGTTGACCGAAGACCGGACTACCTTCGCCATCGCCCACCGCCTTTCGACGATCAAGGACGCCGACCAGATCATCGTCCTGGAGGACGGCGAGATCGACGAACGGGGGACTCACGAGGAGCTCCTCGCGAACGACGGGCTCTACGCCCACCTCTGGGGGGTACAGGCCGGCGAGATCGACGAGCTACCGCAGGAGTTCATCGAACGGGCCCAGCGACGACAGGCCCGCACCGAGGTCGACGCCGACGACGACTAG
- a CDS encoding DUF192 domain-containing protein — MALERVWKGLLVVAALGVVALLLVQLGVVATPWGEERTEVRVLDADGEPKATVDAEIAETPTDRYTGLSDHDSLEDGEGMLFVHGSEDERTYVMRDMDFGIDIVFIDADREITTIHSAPEPGPDEDGADQEYTGQAQWVLEVPIGYADEAGIEVGDEVEIGSEAD; from the coding sequence ATGGCTCTCGAGCGGGTCTGGAAAGGACTGCTCGTCGTTGCGGCACTCGGCGTCGTCGCGCTGTTGCTCGTCCAGCTTGGCGTCGTGGCAACACCCTGGGGCGAGGAGCGAACCGAGGTCCGCGTCCTCGATGCGGACGGCGAGCCCAAAGCCACAGTCGACGCCGAGATCGCAGAGACGCCGACCGACCGCTACACGGGGCTGAGCGACCACGACTCGCTCGAGGACGGCGAGGGAATGCTGTTCGTCCACGGGAGCGAGGACGAGCGGACCTACGTGATGCGAGATATGGACTTCGGCATCGACATCGTCTTCATCGACGCCGACCGCGAGATCACGACGATCCACAGCGCCCCCGAGCCCGGGCCCGACGAGGACGGCGCCGACCAGGAGTACACCGGCCAGGCGCAGTGGGTCCTCGAGGTCCCGATCGGCTACGCCGACGAGGCCGGGATCGAGGTCGGCGACGAGGTCGAGATCGGTTCGGAAGCCGACTGA